The Nostoc sp. PCC 7524 nucleotide sequence GAATGGTTTCCACGGGTGGCTTTCTCAGTGATTTTACCGTAAGTTTGAGTGTTATGGGGCTTTGGGGTTGTGTTCCTGGCATCAAAGTCAGGCGATCGCGATCAATTTGCCACTGAGATTTGAGATAATCTGTAATTAATTGCGATGGGCTAGGTTCTGCCTTGGGCGATCGCTCTTCGACACTATCTGTTAACTCCTCTAGTTCTGGGTTAACCATGACTTCTAGGTGTAAATTAGGGAATTGCTGCAAAAGTTGCCCTGCACGATCTAACAATTTGATGTTATCTGGTGTCAGTGTAGACTGATTTTGCTCAAAAGATATTGCTCCTAAATTAGTAGCTATTCTCTGCATACTAACTAAAGCAGACCGATAATTTAGCTTATTCCTCACGCTATCAGCTAGCAACACTTGAGCATCTTTTTCAATATCACGTTCACTCAAATACACCAACCTAATACGTAATGGTTCATTGGGAATGGTAATTAATTCATAATTAATCATTTGTGCTGGTTGCGGCAGCCGCATTTCACCTAAAGCTAATTGCACTTCTTGTAGGAAACTTGATTGTAATTGAGCGATGGTAATAACTGGTTCTGGTGGTTTTTCTTCGGGTAGGGGACGTAAAAGTTCACTTGATGCTGTGGGGATTTCAATTAGTTTGAGTGCTACTAATTCCGAAGGTTTTCCTAGGCGTGTAGCTAACTGCTGTACATAAATATTTTGTTCATCTTGTGTATATTGCTTACTACTAAATACTTGAAGTTGTACTGTCAATTGATTATTTTTCTCTAAAGTCGAAATATTGCCGATATAAGAGCGTGGTTCGCCATCAGGAAAAGTAGCAAATTCCTTTTGCCATAGGTCTGTTGCTGCTCTACGAATGCGGTTTTCTTGTTGCTGTTGAGTAATTTCTCTTCTGAGTTGGCTCAAAGATTGGTTGAGTGGAAAGATTACTGCCAAAATTGTCATAACAATTAGTAGTAATCTAGCTGGCAAACCCCCGATTTTTTTCAGTGTATTGTAAACAGGTAGTTGCTCTAAAATTTTCTGCATTCTGATACTTTCTGGGTCTGTATTTCGCCATTCCTTAACTTTGGCTTTCACCTGTAAATTATCAATATGCAGAGCGAGAAAGACTATCATAGCGGTAAAGGTAATCGCTACTAAGTTAGTGAAAAATAGTAAGCCACCACCACTAGCAACCTGTAATCCCTTTACAGAATTGATACTGACAGCTATGCCGATACCATAGCCCACAACACATAATGGTGGCATTAATGCTACTGCGATCGCTACACCAGGAATAGAAGTAGCTACCCCTCGCGGTTCTTTGCAAATTGCTACTGAACCCACCGCACCTGAAAATAAAGCCACAAATAAATCTAAAATATTCGGTCGAGTTCTAGCAACAATCTCACTGGTAATTTCCTTAAATGGCAGTAAAGATACCAGTAATACAGCAAAAGCGATCGCCACCGTACAACTTAACACCAGATTCAGCAACGCCCGCATCGCCAAGATGACATCACCCGCCGCTAGTGCCAGTCCGTTAGCCAGAATACTTCCCATCAAGGGAGAAATCAGCATTGCGCCAATAATGACAGCCGGGCTATTTAAGACGAGTCCGAGGGTAGCAATACCGGCTGCAAATAAAACTTGAATCCAATAGCTGATATCTTCCAGGCTTACTGACCTGCATATATCCAGATATACTTGTTCCTTGCGAGCTTGACTCACTCCCAAGTTATCTGCAAACCAGTCTCTAAACATAGATTAGTATTACTCAACTGATTGCATGATAATGGGCAGAATGTTGTGTGTACTATAAAAACGGACAAATTTCAACAAAATCAAGTCACATAGTCAGATTAGACACAGTAGCTGTATCGATTGTTAACAGGTTTATACCTAATGCTAACTATAGTATGTAGAACTTTAGTATGCAGCCGTTTACTACTATGTTAGCCATGTCTTGAGCAAAGTTCTATGAAGGCTGAAATACTCAAAAAATTTGGTCAAAGAGTCAGAGATGAAAGATTACAGCAAGGTCTTTCTCAGGAAGAATTAGCTGAAAAAGCAGGTCTTCATAGAACTTATATAGGCATGATTGAAAGAGCCGAGAAAAACATTACTCTCATTAACATTGGCAAAATTGCTAAAGCTTTGGATATTACTATTGATAATTTGGTAAAGGGAATTAGTTAAAAATGAGTGTGAATGAAGAAGAACGATGGATTAATGAAATTCGTCAATACTGTCGCTCGTTAAATATATCAACCAGTGACTTATACAAAATAGTAACTGACTTAAAAGTAGCTCCCATGATTCGTGGAAAAGCATTTGAATTTTCTATGTATTCTAAGCTTAGACAAATATTATCTGCAAAAGATTGGACGGTAATTAAGCCTGTTATTAATGCACAAACTGGAAATCATGATATTGATATTATGGTAATACACAATAGAACAAAAAAATTATATCTATTGAATGTAAATTGGCTGGCAAAGGAATGTTTAGTGTTGCGAAAACTTCCAGAACTGGGTTTCATAAAAAGGGTGATTATTTAATCAAAGTTAAATGTATGCGTTCCCGTACAACTAAAACACCAGAAAAAGTTAACATAATGGCGCAAAAACTGGGTGTAAGTCCGCAAATGTTTCTTGCTCATAGTGATCAATATCGGGTAACAAGTTTCAATGTAGTTGCTACATCTATAGGTAATGCTTTTTACCAGACTTTGGAAGACAGTGATGGCAACTTGATGTATAAATTTGAGCCTACTGAAGAAGGAATGCAATTTATTAATAAACTCAACCCTGCTGCAACTGATGAAGAGTTTTTGCAAGAATTTGTATATAACAAAGTTTATCTAGCTTGTTCATTAGATATTACTGTTTCCCATACTAGCGGGGTAATATGTGGTAAAAAAGCTTGCTTAGATAAGTACAATTGTGGCTTTATTCCTAACTATCCAATTATTAATTTTGGTAATATTAAAGAGTTAGCAGATGGCATAATGCCTTCTCCTATAAATGGTTGGATAGAACTAGATAAAAGTCTTGATTTTTTTGAAAATATATTAGAAAGAGTTTAAAATCCTATAACTAACTGCTTTGGCTCATAGAACAGATTGGTATTAGAGTCATAGTTTAATATAAAGACTTCCTTACCTTTATAACGCTCACCTTTGAAGTTATGCTCTTTTTTCTGACCTTTTTTTTGGTCATCTGTCCTATTGATTGTGTAGTTCCATTCTTTATCGTGCATTTCTACTGCCCATTCATACAAATCTCGCACTTCAGGAGTGTTATCGTAAGTTAATAAAAAGTGAATTCTATGTTGATGTTTTTTGAGTATTTTACATAACCGATAGTGATCATCTTTTGAAAAAGAGTAAGTATAAAACTTATCTTGATCTGCATTGAAATAAGGAGGGTCAATAAAGAGAAAAGCATTATTAGGTATAGTTTCTATAACCTGTTCAAAATCTAAGCAAGTAATCTTAACATCTTGCAGTTTTTCAGAAGTTCTGCGGATATTTCTAGGCCAGTTTTCTGGACGCATACTATATTTATCACCATATCCCCAATAGCAGTTTTGTGGCTTCATGATTCCTGAGTAAGAAGTTCGATTTAAATAAAACCATCTGGCTGCTGACTCTAGTTGATTTTGGGGATTAAATTTATTTTTATAAAAAGTATGTCTCTCTTTAGTTGCCTGTTCACCATCTAAATAATTAATTAGCTCTTCTGGATTATCTCTAATAGTTAAATATGTATTTATCAGTTCTTCGTCGATGTCATTTAGCCAATTATTGACGACTTTTTGTTTTGCGAAGAAAATAGAACCTCCTCCAGCAAAAGGTTCAGCATAGTACACATGAGGTGTAATATGTTTCAGGATTAAGTTCCGAGCATAAAACTTACCCCCTGCATATCGGAATGGGGAATTTATAGGCTTATTCATAATGAGTAAATTTTGATTAGCTTAATTAATCATTAGATTGCCAACTATAGTATACATAAAAACATATTGTCAAGGTTATAATCAGTCTGTAATACCTTTCTCAATATAAAAAACTAGACTATTTTTCTGATAAAACAGACTATTATTGTTGAAATTCATGGTCTGAAATGCAGATCAACATATATAAACCCGACAGTAATATGATCAGGTGTAAACATGACAGAAAGTATTGAAATTGGCACACATATCACACAACAATGGTTAGCTGAAATTGAAGCACTTAAACAACAGCTAGTAGAACAACAGCGCGATCGCGATGCCGCTTGGGAAAGTGCCGAGAAGTGGCGTAAACTTTATAACACTGAGGCAGAACAACGCCGCAGCGATGCTGATTTGTACCGCCAAACGATCGCTTCCCTCAAAGCAGAAATTCAAAAACTCAAAGGTATTGACACCACAGCATTACCCAACTCTTTGAACATCGCTGCCATTCAGCAGGAAGTTGCCGGTATCAAGACTTTAGAAGACTTAAAAGCCAAACTAATCGCAGTGATTCAAGAACGCGATCGCTTGCTCAACGCTTTGAAAACAGAGCAAGAAAACCACGCCCAAACCCGCAAAAGCCTTACCACTGCTTTAGGCGATGCTATTGATAGCCTCGCGAAAGAACGTGGTGGAATGGGAGGTGTAGTAGTTAAGGAGTAGGTTTGGTGAAAGGCGATGTCTCACGACGGGCTACGTCTACGCAGATTCTTGGTCGAGAGCGATCGCTTTTCTTTGTACTATCTTAATTAGAGTATAAAATTGTACCTCTGCTAAAAATTAATTGACACCCTTCCTGAAATATTTTTTGTTGCGAGTAGTTTGGTTGACTTTTCTTGGGGCTATAGTTTTAACTAAACCAGTCATTGCCACAATTACAGTTGCAATTCCTCCCATTAATAAGGAACTTAAAATGGCGGCGGCGAGAATAATTTCTGTGGGGCTATTTCCGTCACGTATCCAAGCAGAGGGATTTTCGATGGCTGGGGAATTTGAGGGAATTAACTGTGAGGTTTGGGTAGAAGTTGACGCGACGACGTGCAAATGATTGTGGAAACCCCTCTCCAAACCTCTCCCCGAAGCGGAGAGAGGCTTTAATTCTTGCTCCCCTTCCCTTGTAGGGAAGGGGTTGGGGGTTAGGTCAGAGAAAACGTTGTACACAGCGTCAGTTGTTAAATGATGATGATTCATGGCGAAGTAAGTGAAAAACTCGACTGTGTAAATCTTATTTCTGCCCTTAAAGTCGGAGATTCCTGAGAAATCGAGATAAAGTAGAAACAAAGTAGAAGATAAGTAGAATCAAGCAAAATTTTTCAGGCTGTCTATGCAATGGGATGACTTTTTAAGACAAGAAGCTGCTACTCATGAGTTATCCCCAGAGCAAACGGCAGCATTTTTAGTCAGGTTGCAGGCGGAAAACTCAGGTAAAAGTGAAGCGAAACTAGCCAGCGAGATTAATATCAGTGCGGCGGCGTTCAAAAAGCGCATGACTGAGGTGTATGAAAAGTTTGCCGAAAGTTGTTCTGACTTAGCTACCTCTAAACGCGGCAAGCTGGAGACATTAAAGGCTTACCTAACAGCAAAATATAACGGTGTTACCGACACCCAGCCGAAAAAAGAAATTCAGCAGAATATTCCCCCGGCTGTACCTTGGGAAAGATTTGTAGGTAGAGAGGCGGAATTACAACGACTGCACGAGATGATACAAAAATCCCAGCAAGTTGCAATTGTCGCCGTGGCGGGTATGGGTGGCGTAGGGAAAACTGAACTTGCAACCCAGTATGCTCAACAGAACTTGCAAAAATATCCTGGTGGGGTTTGCTGGTTATCAGCACAGGGTATTGATGTGGGGATTCAAATTCTCAGGTTTGCAGAAGATAAATTTAAATTTATCGCACCAGATGACCGAGAATTAGTAGATCGGGTAAAACTTTGCTGGGATAGGTGGGATGCTGGGGATGTTTTGCTGGTGTTTGATGATGTTACAGACTACAAAACCCAAGTTAAGCCTTATCTACCTGCAAACTCATCTAAGTTTAAAGTATTGCTCACAACTCGCCTGGGGTTTGATAGAACTCTGCCACAATTAAGCCTGGGTGTTCTCAAACCATTGGCGGCGATGAAGTTATTAAAGTCGCTGGTGGCGAGAGAACGACTGAAAAATGAGCCTTTAGTGGCGAGGAAAATTTGTAAATTTTTGGGATATTTGCCTTTAGCTTTAGAGTTGGTGGGACGATATCTGGATACAATGCCAGATTTATCACTGCAAACACTATTGAAGCGGTTAGACAGAAAGCGACTGGAACATGAAGCAATGGCTAAGGCTAACCCGTTGATGCGTTATGAATACGGTGTGGCTGAAGCTTTTGATTTGAGTTGGGAACAGTTAGATGAGAAGGCAAAAGAACTTGGTTGTTGGTTAAGTTTATATGCTTTGGCTGATATTCCTTTTGATGTGGAAGGAATGGAAGATGATGAACAGCAAGAAATTCGAGAGAAAGCCATTGCTGATTTGCTAAAACTGCATTTATTACAATGGCAAAGTAAAGGAGTTTATCGTCTACATCCCCTAATTCGGCAATATTTCCAAATGAAGTTGGATGAATTAAGCAATGCGGATGAGATGAAAAGAAATTTTGCCGCGCAGATGGTAGAAGTTGCAAAGCAAATCCCCCAACAACCTACCCGTGATTTAATTCAACAACTCACTTCCCTGATCCCTCATTTAGCAGAAGTCACCAACCATCTAACAGCATTCATTAGAGATGAAGAATTAATCTATGCTTTCACCGGGTTAGGCTGGTTTTATCAAGGGCAAGGATTTTATAAATATGCAGAACCCTTGTTCAGTCAGTGTTTAGAATTAATTAGACATCGCCTTGGAGCAGAACATCCCCATGTCGCCAATAGCCTAAACAATCTGGCATTAATCTATCTTGATATAGGAAGGTACAGTGAAGCTGAACTCCTGCATTTACAAGCTTTAGAACTTTATAAACGTCTATTAGGAGCAGAACATCCATCTGTCGCCACTAGCCTAAATAATCTTGCAGAACTTTATTTGACGACAGGAAGGTATAGTGAAGCCGAACTCCTGTATCTACAAGCTTTAGAACTTTATAAACGGCTGTTGAAAACGGAACATCCCCTTGTCGCTACTAGCCTGAATAATCTGGGATTATTCTACCATGCGACAGGAAAGTACAGTGAAGCTGAACCCCTGTTTCAGCAAGCTTTAAAACTTTATAAACTCCTACTAGGAACAGAGCATCCCCATGTTGCCACTAGCCTGAATAATCTAGCAGAAGTGTACCATGCGATGGGAAGGTACAGTGAAGCTGAACCCCTGTTTCAGCAAGCTTTAGAACTTAGGAAACGCCTATTAGGAGCAGAACATCCTCTTGTTGCTGCTAGCCTTAACAACTTGGCATCACTCTACAACAGGACAGGCAGGTATAGTGAAGCTGAACTCCTGCATTTACAAGCTTTAGAACTTGATAAACGTCTGTTAGGAGCAGAACATCCATCTGTCGCCACTAGCCTGAACAATTTGGCAGCACTCTATGAATCGACAGGAAGGTATATTGAAGCCGAACTAATGTTTCAGCAAGCTTTTGAACTTAGACAACGCCTGTTAGGAGCAGAACATCCATCTGTTGCCACTAGCCTGAACAATTTGGCATTTCTCTACAAATCGACAGGAAGGTATATTGAAGCCGAACTAATGTTTCAGCAAGCGTTAAAACTCAGACAACGCCTGTTAGGAGCAGAACATCCTCACGTAGCTACCAGTTTGAATGATCTGGCACAACTATACCATATGACAAGAAGATACAGTGAAGCCGAACCCCTATTTCAGCAAGCTTTGGGAATTTGTGAGCGCACTTTGGGTGTAGGTCATCCTGATACTATGACAGTGCGGGGAAATTATGCAACGTTTTTAAGAGAAGCATATCGTTAAGTAGATAGACAAAAATATTTACAGTCATTGCCAGCAAAGCGACGCAATCCCACCCCTGGCGATATTCTCATTTCAGCCTCAAAGGCTCAACGTTCAACCTCAGAACCTCAACGTTCAGCCTCAAAGGTTCAACGTTCAACCTCAGAACCTCAACGTTCAGCCTTAAAGGCTCAACCGTCAGCCTCAGAACCTCAACGTTCAAGCTCAAAGGCTCAACGTTTGACTTCAGAACCCCAACGTTCAACATCAAAGGCTCAACTGTCGCGTTCTGAGGCTGAAACTTCAAGTATAAAAGGTGATGTACGCGATGGGATGCGCCTACTCTCTACCATTTTGCAGATAAAATCAGGTATAGGCGATCAGACCTTTTGCAAAAGCCAGGATTATAGCGTCCTTCTTTGCGTCTTTGCGCCTTTGCGCGAAACAAAAATCATCCCATTAATCAGCAACGCCTCAAAATCTACTAACTGTTAACTGTCAACTGTCCCTAAAATCCCATCGCCTTAGCGACATCATCTAATTCTGCCGCAATCCCCTGTTTAAATTGCGCGTGACTGTGTTTAATGGCTGTATCGGGGTCTTTCAAACCATTACCAGTCAAGACACACACCACGGTTGCACCTGTGGGTACTTGGTCTTTCACCTGTAACAACCCAGCAACAGAAGCCGCACTAGCAGGTTCACAGAAAATCCCTTCAGATGAAGCTAACAGGCGATAAGCATCTAAAATTTCTTCGTCGGTGACGGCGTTGAATTTGCCCTGACTCGCTGATTGAGCCGCGATCGCTTTATCCCAACTAGCCGGATTACCAATACGTATAGCTGTGGCGATGGTTTCGGGATGTGTCACCGGATGACCATTGACTAACGGTGCAGCACCTGCGGCTTGGAATCCCATCATCCGGGGCAGGCGATCGCATTTCCCGGCTTGATGATATTGACAAAATCCCATCCAGTATGCTGTGATATTCCCCGCATTCCCCACCGGGATGCACAGCCAATCGGGAGCATTACCCAAAGCATCGACAACTTCAAATGCTCCGGTTTTTTGACCTTCTAAACGATATGGGTTGACGGAATTTACTAATGTAATGGGGTAGTGTTCCGCCATTTCCCGGACGATTTCTAAAGCGCGGTCAAAGTTGCCTTTGATTGCCAAGACTTCTGCACCGTAGAGTAAAGCTTGCGCCAATTTACCCAACGCCACATAACCATCGGGAATCAACACAAAAGCTTTCATTCCCCCACGACGAGCATAGGCGGCGGCGGCGGCGGAAGTGTTGCCTGTACTGGCACAAATTACAGCTTTTGCGCCTGCTTCTTTGGCCTTGGTAATTGCCATAGTCATCCCCCGGTCTTTGAAGCTACCAGTGGGGTTAAGACCATCGTATTTAACAAACACACGCACTTGTCTACCGATGCGTTCTGCGATCGCTGGCACCGGAATCAAAGGAGTATTACCTTCTAATAAGGTCACAATCGGCGTTGTTTCGCTGACAGGTAGATACTCACGATAGGCTTCTATCAGTCCGGGCCAGGGTTGGCGATGAGATTGAGCAACAGACAAGCTTAAAGTCACGGGATTTAAAACTGAGTTGAGATAGTACAGAGGATTTTGATATTTGTTAGGGTAACGAAGGTCTATTTTGCTGCTTCATTTCCCATTTTGATATTTTTCACTCCAGATATTATCTCTTTTTGTACAGATATTTTACAGAGAATTTTTATTTTATTTACAGGAAGTGGGGATTGGGGATTGGGGGATGAGCAGGGCTATTTCATTCGCTCAGATCAGGATTTTGTCAAGAGTATCGGCGATCACGGTTTAATTCGTCACTACAGGCGAGATTGTCAAAATTATTGCTCTGTACTGGCTGCCCGCAAGGAATTGGCTCTCTGGAACAAAGATAGTTAAATCGTTATCACTTATGATACACACCGTAACCTATTAAACTAAATGATTAAAAGGATACAATTATTTAACAAAGCTTAAAGTTGCTTTATTATAATATTTACCAAAGGTGTGAGTTGAGTTGTGGAATTTAATTAGCTATGACTACTTGTTTATCTACAGTTTCTGAACGCGACTCCCAAGCAATACGGGTGCGCGAACTAGCTAAGACTTGTTATCAAGGCGACCAACAAGTCAAACTAATGAACTTACAGGCAGAGGTCGATTCTCTCTTACAAGAATTGCAAAACCTGAAAGCACAACGTTTAGCAATTACTCAAGAGCAGTAAACCAATTTTCTAGCGATCGCCACCTGCTTGAGAGTGTGAGTTGATTAAAGCACTGATTTTAACTCAGCAAATTTGGGAATTGCTGGTTAAAAATCTAGGCGATCGCTCAGAATAATTTTAAAGACTTTCTAAAAATCTGTATATCAATTTACCATTACTTTGGCAAAGTTGGGAATAGTGGTACAAAAATTTTTGGTGCTAAGTCCTGAGTGGAGCAGGATGAAAGGTAGAAGACACTCCCTACTCCCCACCCTGAAGTTGTTTCAGTAAATTTTGAACATTAACAATAGTTGCGCTTTGCGTCTTGGGTTGCTCCCTTAACCAAGAATTGGCGCGGTCTTCTCCTTGTTGGACTGCTAAGATCAGCGCACCCCAAGTTTTTACATCTTGTCTATAGGGGTTAACTTTGAGTGCAGCTGTTACACGATTCCATAGCCGACCTTTGTCAGATTTTAAGAGGTTAGCGATTTCTTGAGCATTTTGTGGTGAGGCTTCAAATACTTGTAAAGCTTTTTGCCAACGTCCATCAATTAAATCTGCTAGCACTTGTTGACTAGGACTTGCCCAAGTTTTGTCAGCTTGGGTTTTAGAGAGTTGAGCGTGTAACCGAATCAGGTCAATTTGTGCTTGCGCTGCTGCCGGTATTACGCCTTGGCGCTGTTTTCTGATGAATTGCAACCATTCAAAGGCAGGTGTCCACAAGCCACCACGGGCAATAACTAGAGCATTTTGGTAAGCATAATCTTTGATGGCTGCTGTTTTGAGTGTAATTGGTTCTAGTTGCAGAGGTTTAAGGAATAGCTTGACGTTTTTGACTTGATACACTTGTAACTGTGGTTCTAAACCAACAGTTTGATCAATCACTAATTCTTGATCACTATCACCAGTTACCTGCTGCCATTTAGGTAATTGAGCATTGGGACTTGTCCAAGAGAGCATTTGTTGTAGGTTAGCTCTTTCTGGATTGTAATAGAGAATGTGACCGTAGGCGATCGCATGAGTGCCTTGTTGACGCTTACCTTGTAAATAGAACCATACTCCCTCACCTGGGGTTTTCCCTTCAAAGCGTTGAATCGCACTTAAGGGTAAAAGGTTGCTAGCTTCTTGATGTTCTGAGGTG carries:
- a CDS encoding DUF389 domain-containing protein; this encodes MFRDWFADNLGVSQARKEQVYLDICRSVSLEDISYWIQVLFAAGIATLGLVLNSPAVIIGAMLISPLMGSILANGLALAAGDVILAMRALLNLVLSCTVAIAFAVLLVSLLPFKEITSEIVARTRPNILDLFVALFSGAVGSVAICKEPRGVATSIPGVAIAVALMPPLCVVGYGIGIAVSINSVKGLQVASGGGLLFFTNLVAITFTAMIVFLALHIDNLQVKAKVKEWRNTDPESIRMQKILEQLPVYNTLKKIGGLPARLLLIVMTILAVIFPLNQSLSQLRREITQQQQENRIRRAATDLWQKEFATFPDGEPRSYIGNISTLEKNNQLTVQLQVFSSKQYTQDEQNIYVQQLATRLGKPSELVALKLIEIPTASSELLRPLPEEKPPEPVITIAQLQSSFLQEVQLALGEMRLPQPAQMINYELITIPNEPLRIRLVYLSERDIEKDAQVLLADSVRNKLNYRSALVSMQRIATNLGAISFEQNQSTLTPDNIKLLDRAGQLLQQFPNLHLEVMVNPELEELTDSVEERSPKAEPSPSQLITDYLKSQWQIDRDRLTLMPGTQPQSPITLKLTVKSLRKPPVETIPGTF
- a CDS encoding helix-turn-helix domain-containing protein, whose protein sequence is MKAEILKKFGQRVRDERLQQGLSQEELAEKAGLHRTYIGMIERAEKNITLINIGKIAKALDITIDNLVKGIS
- a CDS encoding DNA adenine methylase → MNKPINSPFRYAGGKFYARNLILKHITPHVYYAEPFAGGGSIFFAKQKVVNNWLNDIDEELINTYLTIRDNPEELINYLDGEQATKERHTFYKNKFNPQNQLESAARWFYLNRTSYSGIMKPQNCYWGYGDKYSMRPENWPRNIRRTSEKLQDVKITCLDFEQVIETIPNNAFLFIDPPYFNADQDKFYTYSFSKDDHYRLCKILKKHQHRIHFLLTYDNTPEVRDLYEWAVEMHDKEWNYTINRTDDQKKGQKKEHNFKGERYKGKEVFILNYDSNTNLFYEPKQLVIGF
- a CDS encoding tetratricopeptide repeat protein, encoding MQWDDFLRQEAATHELSPEQTAAFLVRLQAENSGKSEAKLASEINISAAAFKKRMTEVYEKFAESCSDLATSKRGKLETLKAYLTAKYNGVTDTQPKKEIQQNIPPAVPWERFVGREAELQRLHEMIQKSQQVAIVAVAGMGGVGKTELATQYAQQNLQKYPGGVCWLSAQGIDVGIQILRFAEDKFKFIAPDDRELVDRVKLCWDRWDAGDVLLVFDDVTDYKTQVKPYLPANSSKFKVLLTTRLGFDRTLPQLSLGVLKPLAAMKLLKSLVARERLKNEPLVARKICKFLGYLPLALELVGRYLDTMPDLSLQTLLKRLDRKRLEHEAMAKANPLMRYEYGVAEAFDLSWEQLDEKAKELGCWLSLYALADIPFDVEGMEDDEQQEIREKAIADLLKLHLLQWQSKGVYRLHPLIRQYFQMKLDELSNADEMKRNFAAQMVEVAKQIPQQPTRDLIQQLTSLIPHLAEVTNHLTAFIRDEELIYAFTGLGWFYQGQGFYKYAEPLFSQCLELIRHRLGAEHPHVANSLNNLALIYLDIGRYSEAELLHLQALELYKRLLGAEHPSVATSLNNLAELYLTTGRYSEAELLYLQALELYKRLLKTEHPLVATSLNNLGLFYHATGKYSEAEPLFQQALKLYKLLLGTEHPHVATSLNNLAEVYHAMGRYSEAEPLFQQALELRKRLLGAEHPLVAASLNNLASLYNRTGRYSEAELLHLQALELDKRLLGAEHPSVATSLNNLAALYESTGRYIEAELMFQQAFELRQRLLGAEHPSVATSLNNLAFLYKSTGRYIEAELMFQQALKLRQRLLGAEHPHVATSLNDLAQLYHMTRRYSEAEPLFQQALGICERTLGVGHPDTMTVRGNYATFLREAYR
- the thrC gene encoding threonine synthase; the encoded protein is MTLSLSVAQSHRQPWPGLIEAYREYLPVSETTPIVTLLEGNTPLIPVPAIAERIGRQVRVFVKYDGLNPTGSFKDRGMTMAITKAKEAGAKAVICASTGNTSAAAAAYARRGGMKAFVLIPDGYVALGKLAQALLYGAEVLAIKGNFDRALEIVREMAEHYPITLVNSVNPYRLEGQKTGAFEVVDALGNAPDWLCIPVGNAGNITAYWMGFCQYHQAGKCDRLPRMMGFQAAGAAPLVNGHPVTHPETIATAIRIGNPASWDKAIAAQSASQGKFNAVTDEEILDAYRLLASSEGIFCEPASAASVAGLLQVKDQVPTGATVVCVLTGNGLKDPDTAIKHSHAQFKQGIAAELDDVAKAMGF